In Streptomyces sp. NBC_00341, the DNA window CTAGCACGGTGATGAGCAGCCCGGCACCCAGGATGAGGTAGTACGCCGTCAGCGGCCGGTCCCAGGCCCGGCGTGCCTGCTCGTAGAGCCGCCGCACACCGCCGCCGCGCGGGGTGCGGGGACCGCCCGTGCTCCTGGAGCGGGCGGCGGGAGGCCGCCGGGAGCCGGGCGCGGAGCGGACGCGGAGCGCGAGTCCGTCCGGCAGCGGGGCGCCCGCGGTCGCCAGGAGGGGCGGATGGAGCGCCCGGCTGATCGCCGCGGTCGCCCGTGAGCGGTCCCCGCCGCGTACGGCAGGGCTCTCTTCGGCCGGCATGGTCCTGTCCCCTCCACTGCTCGTGCCCGGGGCTTCGGTGCCGAGGGCCCGCGCCCACGGCACTGCCGTACGCACCCGGTTGTCCCGGGACGGTACGGCGTGGAGGCCGGGCCCGTCAGGCGCTCTCGGCGGCGAGTGCGCGGACCGCGTCCGCGAAGGCCTCGCCCCGCTTGTTGTAGTTGGTGAACATGTCCATCGAGGCGCAGGCCGGGGCCATCAGTACGGTGTCTCCCGGCCGGGCGAGCCGTGCCGCCTCGCGGACCGCCTCCGACATCGCACCAGTGTCGGTCCGGTCGAGGTCGGTCACCGGGACCTCGGGCGCGTGTCGCGCGAGGGCTTCGCGGATCAGGGCGCGGTCGGCGCCCATCAGTACGACGCCCCGCAGGCGGCCCGCGCACCCGGTCACCAGCTCGTCGAAGGTGGCGCCCTTGGCCAGTCCGCCGGCGATCCAGACGATGGGCTCGTACGAGGCCAGCGAGGCTTCGGCGGCGTGGGTGTTGGTGGCCTTGGAGTCGTCGATGTACGTGACCCCGGCGACGTCCGCGACGTGCTCGATGCGGTGCGGGTCGGGGCGGAAGTTCCGCAGCCCGTCGCGCACGGCGGCCGGGGCGACGCCGAAGGCGCGGGCCAGCGCCGCGGCCGCCAGCGCGTTGGCGATGTTGTGCGGGGCGGGCGGGTTCACGTCCGCGACCTCGGCGAGCTCCTGGGCCTGCTTCTGCCGGTTCGTCACGAAGGCGCGGTCGACGAGGATTCCGTCGACGACCCCGAGCTGGGAGGGCCCGGGGGTACCGAGAGTGAAGCCGATCGCCCGGCAGCCCTCCTCGACGTCCGCCTCGCGCACCAGTTCCTCGGTGACCGCGTCCGCGACGTTGTAGACGCAGGCCACGGTGTTGCCCTCGTAGATCCGGCCCTTGTCCGCGACGTACGCCGCCATGGAGCCGTGCCAGTCGAGGTGGTCGGGGGCCAGGTTGAGTACGGCCGCGGAGTGGGCGCGCAGCGAGGGCGACCAGTGCAGCTGGTAGCTGGACAGCTCGACGGCGAGTACGTCGTACTTCTCGTCCCCGAGCACCGTGTCCAGGAGCGAGACGCCGATGTTGCCGACGGCGGCGGTGCGCAGACCGGCCGCCTCCAGGATCGAGGCGAGCATCCGGACGGTCGTGGTCTTGCCGTTGGTGCCGGTGACCGCGAGCCAGGGTGCCGGCTCGCGGCCGTCCTGTCCGCGCAGCCGCCAGGCGAGTTCGACGTCGCCCCAGACGGGGACGCCCGCCTCGGCGGCCGCGGCGAACAGCGGCTTGTCGGGCTTCCAGCCCGGGGTGGTGACGATGAGCTCGGTGGACCCGGGCAGGGTGGCCCCGTCGCCGAGGCGCACGGTGATGCCCTGCGCCTCCAGCTCCGCGGCCTGGGCGCGCGAGCGGTCGTCGTCCCCGTCGTTGACGACGGTGACGACGGCGCCGAGACCGTTCAGCACCCGGGCCGCCGGGATCCCGGAGACCCCGAGTCCGGCGACCGTGACGTGCTTGCCCCGCCAGTCCGTGTTGCTCACTTCTTGGCTGCCCATCCTGCGTAGAAGAGGCCGAGAGCGACGATCACGCACATGCCCTGGATGATCCAGAAGCGGACCACGACAAGGACTTCGGACCACCCCTTTAGTTCGAAGTGGTGCTGGAGCGGCGCCATCCGGAACACCCGCTTGCGGGTCATCTTGAACGAGCCGACCTGGATGACGACGGACATCGTGATCATCACGAAGAGGCCGCCGAGCACCGCCATCAGGAACTCCGTGCGGGAGCAGATCGCCAGACCGGCGAGCGCGCCGCCGAGGGCGAGCGAACCGGTGTCCCCCATGAAGATCTTGGCGGGCGAGGTGTTCCACCACAGGAATCCGAAGCAGGAGCCCATCAGGGCGGAGGCCACGACCGCGAGGTCGAGTGGATCTCGTACTTCGAAACAGGCGCTCGGGTTGGTGAGGGTGGCCGCGTTGGCGCAGGACTCCTGGAACTGCCAGAGCCCGATGAAGGTGTAGGCGCCGAAGACCATCACCGACGCACCGGTGGCGAGGCCGTCCAGACCGTCCGTCAGGTTCACGCCGTTGGACATGGCGAGAATCATGAACAGCGCCCAGACCACGAACAGCACCGGGCCGATCGACCAGCCGAAGTCCTCGACGAACGAGAGCTTGGTGGAGGCGGGGGTGTTGCCGCGGGCGTCGGCGAACTGGAGCGAGAGCACCGCGAAGGCGATGCCGACGATCAGCTGGCCGGCCATCTTCGCCCTGGCGCGCAGGCCGAGCGAGCGCTGCTTGACGATCTTGATGTAGTCGTCGAGGAAGCCGACGAGCCCCATCCCCGCCATCAGGAAGAGGACCAGCACGCCGGAGAAGCGCATGTCCTCGCCGGTGATCAGCTTCGAGGCGACGTACGCGATGATCGTCGCCAGGATGAAGGCGATGCCGCCCATGGTGGGCGTGCCCTTCTTCGATCCGTGGCTGCGCGGGCCGTCGTCCCGGATGAACTGCCCGTATCCCTTGCGGGCCAGCAGCTTGATCAGCAGCGGGGTACCGACCAGGGTCAGGAAGAGCCCGATGGCCCCCGCGAAGAGGATCTGCCTCATCGGCCGGCGACCTCGCCCTCGGTCGCGTTCTCCAGCAGTGCCGTAACGACCTGCTCCAGGCCGACCGACCGGGACGCCTTCACCAGCACGACGTCTCCCGGGCGCAGTTCACTGCGCAACAGGTCGACGGCAGCCTGCGCGTCGGACACATGCACCGACTCCTCACCCCACGAACCCTCGTTGTATGCGCCCAGTTGCAGCCAGGAGGCCTCTCTGCCCCCGACCGCGACGAGCTTGCTGACGTTGAGCCGGACGGCAAGCCGTCCGACCGCGTCGTGCTCGGTGAGCGAGGCGTCGCCGAGCTCGGCCATCTGGCCGAGCACCGCCCACGTACGACGCCCCTTCCCCATGGCGGCCAGCGCGCGCAGCGCGGCTCTCATGGATTCGGGGTTGGCGTTGTAGGCGTCATTGACGAACGTCACGCCGTCCGGACGCTCGGTGACCTCCATGCGCCAGCGGGAGAGGGTGCCCGCCTCGGAGAGCCCTTCGGCGATCTCGTCTGCGGACAGGCCCAACTCATGGGCGACGGCGGCCGCGGCGAGCGCGTTCGACACGTGGTGCTCACCGTACAGGCGCATGGTCACATCGCTGCACCCGGTGGGTGTGTGGAGGCGGAACGCGGGGCGTCCGTCGTCGGTGAGCCGCACGTTCTCTCCCCGTACGTCCGCTTCCGCGGCTTCGCCGAAGAGCAGAATCCGTGCCTTGGTGCGGG includes these proteins:
- the murD gene encoding UDP-N-acetylmuramoyl-L-alanine--D-glutamate ligase, with protein sequence MGSQEVSNTDWRGKHVTVAGLGVSGIPAARVLNGLGAVVTVVNDGDDDRSRAQAAELEAQGITVRLGDGATLPGSTELIVTTPGWKPDKPLFAAAAEAGVPVWGDVELAWRLRGQDGREPAPWLAVTGTNGKTTTVRMLASILEAAGLRTAAVGNIGVSLLDTVLGDEKYDVLAVELSSYQLHWSPSLRAHSAAVLNLAPDHLDWHGSMAAYVADKGRIYEGNTVACVYNVADAVTEELVREADVEEGCRAIGFTLGTPGPSQLGVVDGILVDRAFVTNRQKQAQELAEVADVNPPAPHNIANALAAAALARAFGVAPAAVRDGLRNFRPDPHRIEHVADVAGVTYIDDSKATNTHAAEASLASYEPIVWIAGGLAKGATFDELVTGCAGRLRGVVLMGADRALIREALARHAPEVPVTDLDRTDTGAMSEAVREAARLARPGDTVLMAPACASMDMFTNYNKRGEAFADAVRALAAESA
- the mraY gene encoding phospho-N-acetylmuramoyl-pentapeptide-transferase, which produces MRQILFAGAIGLFLTLVGTPLLIKLLARKGYGQFIRDDGPRSHGSKKGTPTMGGIAFILATIIAYVASKLITGEDMRFSGVLVLFLMAGMGLVGFLDDYIKIVKQRSLGLRARAKMAGQLIVGIAFAVLSLQFADARGNTPASTKLSFVEDFGWSIGPVLFVVWALFMILAMSNGVNLTDGLDGLATGASVMVFGAYTFIGLWQFQESCANAATLTNPSACFEVRDPLDLAVVASALMGSCFGFLWWNTSPAKIFMGDTGSLALGGALAGLAICSRTEFLMAVLGGLFVMITMSVVIQVGSFKMTRKRVFRMAPLQHHFELKGWSEVLVVVRFWIIQGMCVIVALGLFYAGWAAKK
- the murF gene encoding UDP-N-acetylmuramoyl-tripeptide--D-alanyl-D-alanine ligase → MIALSLAEIAEIVGGQSYDIPDPAATVSGPVVIDSRAVKQGSLFVAFAGERVDGHDYAQRAVEAGAAVVLAARPVGVPAIVVDDVVAALGALSRAVVGRLGTTVVALTGSAGKTSTKDLIAQLLERKGPTVYPEGNLNNEIGLPLTALRATEETRHLVLEMGARYIGDICYLTGLVPPRIGLVLNVGTAHIGEFGGREQIAQAKGEMVESLPAEGLAVLNADDPLVRAMTSRTKARILLFGEAAEADVRGENVRLTDDGRPAFRLHTPTGCSDVTMRLYGEHHVSNALAAAAVAHELGLSADEIAEGLSEAGTLSRWRMEVTERPDGVTFVNDAYNANPESMRAALRALAAMGKGRRTWAVLGQMAELGDASLTEHDAVGRLAVRLNVSKLVAVGGREASWLQLGAYNEGSWGEESVHVSDAQAAVDLLRSELRPGDVVLVKASRSVGLEQVVTALLENATEGEVAGR